Proteins encoded by one window of Halorubrum ruber:
- a CDS encoding tetratricopeptide repeat protein: MTEPSELVGVVERRLDFLERLTAGPLRKHELVDELGHSRSTVNRAIDELEAAGLVAGETDGYRTTLSGRLLATEYREFLTTADDLAAAGDVLDPLGADVDVDPAVLREAETYRAAAPDPYRPLEVLDEALADADAVAAALPAFPYPRLAERLRRAAAGGGTVDLALGDRAYRHAAERFADDLGAVARRDGCRVAAVDTVDAGIVAAGGTALLLTFDDDGTLHGAAASTEPEAVEWAETEVRGLVERGRDAGGALAAMDRSETKRTEDDRAESDRAEGDRTGGDRAGSEGSDGSAGDGGADSSDRSGRDDGANGRGSSAAGGLFGRIGSGGGGRSALSAQGFHAVDEERLSGDPDPYGPLQATASFPEVDAGYVLERTTVRDGDRRSIAGLLVDGLAEGTDHALVGPPGSGKSTVCRSVAVEWYRSGRGPVTYRPGDGGDPFSATERLRERVTEGDGHHLVVVEDAVDPGAAEAFGVARKLADRDDVSFLFDAREEPYDDPDGLPLSPADLRYRREVATARMPRLDGREVERFVDHVADCTGSAPAADPAALLDDVRRADDERVGELLALVHRLVRATGDGASVVGEASESAGGASGTEADASDPPAGRDDAGPESGLEAAVAEAVREVRNRPPPTADVAVLVNLLNVAGVGDVRTLAYALVDDPDGSAGSETGAAGTDGEGADRDPSPTVDGVRRALDRLVGTALVRSGDGEYRAVHDEWSVLFLERLVEREPAPVVARRVGRAVSRVLALADDPARRSRIRRAVGGDAPTVTRIERDPGAWAAETVRAVYGVGRRYPRLAPLYGRVRYAWIDLPEACPDDLRDRPPEWVARMYVEAGDLDGATAALDAWRPVDEAGAAERQRGYGDVARRRGEYDAARERYERAEELFAAAGDRGGLAAAVRGRAQAAHFDGDYEVAYEAASRAYAIAARAGDPIAKAKALMDVGNALDGLDGTDAVLDHYRVAGDLFRAYDDTHGEANVRANLAVALRRRGDLDAAERTARRALDGYRTVGDEHREAISHLNLAAVAEQRGAVGEAVAHASEARAIAERVGSDMYEAFALSHLGSAAHLAGDLDRAERFLTAALDRLDRLGADTRCAMVTAILGEVAVDRGDPIEAERRIQRTASLLDDHAGRKRLAELDRIRGRLALARGDAETAATALTDAVDAARAGGFTQVEAQALASLGAAAAERGDALAAAERLTAALDLGRRIEDAWATASAADRLADLLSGSAAGSNSVDCEALTEALREAPPEAVPAESAAEPAAYRKIADRWRVDGDGVAAAYPALG; the protein is encoded by the coding sequence ATGACGGAGCCGTCGGAACTCGTGGGCGTCGTCGAGCGTCGCCTCGACTTCCTCGAACGGCTCACCGCGGGACCGCTGCGCAAGCACGAGCTCGTGGACGAGCTCGGCCACTCCCGGTCGACGGTGAACCGCGCGATAGACGAGCTGGAGGCCGCGGGGCTCGTCGCCGGCGAGACGGACGGCTACCGGACGACGCTCTCCGGCCGGCTGCTCGCGACCGAGTACCGCGAGTTCCTGACGACCGCCGACGACCTCGCGGCCGCGGGCGACGTCCTCGACCCGCTCGGCGCTGACGTCGACGTCGACCCGGCGGTCCTCCGCGAGGCGGAGACGTACCGCGCCGCGGCCCCGGACCCCTACCGACCCTTAGAGGTGCTCGACGAGGCGCTCGCCGACGCGGACGCGGTCGCCGCCGCGCTGCCCGCGTTCCCCTACCCCCGGCTCGCGGAGCGGCTCCGCCGCGCGGCCGCCGGGGGCGGGACCGTCGACCTGGCGCTGGGGGACCGGGCGTACCGGCACGCGGCCGAGCGCTTCGCGGACGACCTCGGCGCGGTCGCGCGCCGGGACGGCTGCCGGGTCGCCGCGGTCGACACCGTCGACGCGGGGATCGTCGCAGCCGGCGGGACCGCGCTGCTGCTCACCTTCGACGACGACGGCACGCTCCACGGCGCGGCGGCGTCGACCGAACCGGAGGCGGTCGAATGGGCGGAGACCGAGGTGCGCGGGCTGGTCGAGCGCGGACGCGACGCGGGCGGGGCGCTCGCGGCGATGGATCGCTCCGAGACGAAGCGCACGGAGGACGACCGAGCCGAGAGCGACCGAGCCGAGGGCGATCGGACCGGAGGCGACCGAGCCGGGAGCGAAGGGTCCGACGGCTCGGCCGGCGACGGCGGCGCTGACTCGTCCGACCGATCGGGTCGAGACGACGGGGCGAACGGGAGAGGATCGAGCGCCGCGGGCGGGCTCTTCGGGCGGATCGGTTCGGGCGGCGGCGGTCGGAGCGCGCTCTCGGCACAGGGGTTCCACGCGGTCGACGAGGAGCGGCTCTCCGGCGACCCGGACCCGTACGGACCGCTCCAGGCCACGGCGTCGTTCCCGGAGGTCGACGCGGGATACGTCCTCGAAAGGACGACGGTGCGCGACGGCGACCGACGCTCGATCGCCGGGCTGCTCGTCGACGGACTCGCCGAGGGGACGGACCACGCGCTGGTCGGCCCGCCGGGCAGCGGGAAGAGCACCGTCTGCCGAAGCGTCGCGGTCGAGTGGTACCGGTCGGGACGCGGCCCGGTGACGTACCGACCGGGCGACGGCGGCGACCCGTTTTCGGCGACGGAGCGGCTCCGCGAGCGCGTCACCGAGGGCGACGGCCACCACCTCGTCGTCGTCGAGGACGCCGTCGATCCGGGGGCTGCGGAGGCGTTCGGCGTCGCCCGTAAACTGGCCGACCGCGACGACGTGTCCTTCCTATTCGACGCCCGCGAGGAGCCGTACGACGACCCCGACGGACTTCCGCTGTCGCCGGCCGACCTCCGTTACCGCAGGGAGGTGGCGACCGCGCGGATGCCGCGGCTCGACGGGCGCGAGGTGGAGCGGTTCGTCGACCACGTCGCCGACTGTACGGGGTCCGCGCCGGCGGCCGATCCGGCGGCGCTGCTCGACGACGTGCGGCGCGCCGACGACGAGCGCGTCGGCGAACTGCTCGCGCTCGTCCACCGCCTCGTCCGCGCGACCGGCGACGGCGCGAGCGTCGTCGGCGAAGCGAGCGAGAGCGCCGGCGGCGCGTCGGGAACGGAGGCCGACGCGAGCGACCCGCCGGCCGGCCGCGACGACGCAGGCCCTGAGTCCGGACTGGAGGCGGCGGTCGCGGAGGCGGTCCGGGAGGTCCGGAACCGCCCGCCGCCGACCGCGGACGTCGCGGTGCTGGTGAACCTCCTCAACGTCGCCGGCGTGGGCGACGTCCGCACGCTGGCGTACGCGCTCGTCGACGACCCGGACGGGAGCGCAGGATCGGAGACCGGGGCAGCGGGGACCGACGGCGAGGGGGCGGACCGCGACCCGTCGCCGACCGTCGACGGCGTTCGCCGCGCGCTCGACCGCCTCGTCGGGACGGCACTCGTTCGCTCGGGCGACGGGGAGTACCGCGCGGTCCACGACGAGTGGTCGGTGCTGTTCTTGGAGCGGCTCGTCGAACGGGAACCGGCGCCGGTCGTCGCCAGACGCGTGGGGCGGGCCGTCTCGCGGGTGCTCGCGCTCGCGGACGACCCTGCGCGCCGCTCGCGGATCCGCCGCGCAGTCGGCGGGGACGCGCCGACGGTGACCCGGATCGAGCGCGACCCGGGCGCGTGGGCGGCCGAGACTGTCCGGGCGGTGTACGGCGTCGGGCGCCGTTACCCCCGCCTCGCGCCGCTGTACGGGCGCGTGCGCTACGCCTGGATCGACCTCCCGGAGGCGTGCCCGGACGATCTGCGCGACCGCCCGCCGGAGTGGGTGGCGCGGATGTACGTCGAGGCCGGCGATCTCGACGGCGCGACGGCGGCGCTGGACGCGTGGCGGCCGGTCGACGAGGCCGGCGCGGCCGAGCGCCAGCGCGGGTACGGCGACGTGGCGCGGCGGCGCGGCGAGTACGACGCGGCGCGCGAGCGGTACGAGCGGGCCGAGGAGCTGTTCGCGGCCGCGGGCGACCGCGGCGGCCTCGCGGCGGCGGTCCGGGGACGGGCGCAGGCGGCGCACTTCGACGGCGACTACGAGGTCGCCTACGAGGCGGCCTCGCGGGCGTACGCCATCGCCGCGAGGGCGGGCGACCCGATCGCGAAGGCGAAGGCGCTGATGGACGTCGGGAACGCGCTCGACGGGCTCGACGGGACGGACGCCGTCCTCGACCACTACCGGGTCGCCGGCGACCTCTTCCGCGCCTACGACGACACCCACGGCGAGGCGAACGTCCGGGCGAACCTCGCGGTCGCGCTGCGGCGGCGCGGCGACCTCGACGCGGCCGAGCGCACGGCGAGGCGCGCGCTCGACGGCTACCGGACGGTCGGTGACGAACACCGCGAGGCCATCTCGCATTTGAACCTCGCGGCGGTCGCAGAGCAGCGCGGCGCCGTCGGCGAGGCGGTCGCCCACGCGTCCGAGGCGCGGGCCATCGCCGAGCGGGTCGGCTCGGACATGTACGAGGCGTTCGCGCTGAGCCACCTCGGGAGCGCGGCGCACCTCGCCGGCGACCTCGACCGGGCGGAGCGGTTCCTGACGGCCGCGCTCGACCGCCTCGACCGCCTCGGCGCCGACACGCGGTGCGCGATGGTGACCGCGATCCTCGGCGAGGTAGCGGTCGACCGCGGCGACCCGATCGAGGCGGAGCGGCGGATCCAGCGGACCGCGTCGTTGCTCGACGATCACGCCGGGCGGAAGCGCCTCGCCGAACTGGATCGGATCCGGGGACGGTTGGCACTCGCCCGCGGCGACGCCGAGACCGCGGCGACGGCGCTGACGGACGCGGTCGACGCCGCGAGGGCGGGCGGATTCACACAGGTCGAGGCGCAGGCGCTCGCGTCGCTGGGCGCCGCTGCGGCCGAGCGCGGCGACGCCCTCGCGGCGGCCGAGCGGCTGACCGCGGCCCTCGATCTGGGCCGCCGGATCGAGGACGCGTGGGCGACCGCTTCGGCGGCCGACCGGCTCGCCGACCTGCTCTCGGGGAGCGCCGCCGGGTCGAACTCGGTTGACTGCGAGGCCCTGACCGAGGCCCTTCGGGAGGCCCCGCCGGAAGCGGTCCCGGCGGAGTCGGCCGCGGAGCCTGCGGCGTACCGGAAGATCGCGGACCGCTGGCGCGTCGACGGCGACGGCGTCGCCGCGGCGTACCCCGCGCTCGGCTGA
- a CDS encoding aldehyde dehydrogenase family protein, translated as MDGDPTGGRDESGASTGLDEAESTGPDAERAAESAEPTPTDETGAADDRADTDSETEGAAREPTDGRSGTSAADLPSRASRAVASARTAADELAAWAPEDVDGLVRSVGERLADRETVSRLARSAVNETGRGHPGTKAEKIATALDAARRTVRDAPTAGVVDRDGAAGTVTVAGPTGVVGAAVPATHPVVIPAVLSLYGLAARNAVVFAPSPSTVETCDVVVETVRRALADAGAPTGAVSMLPAPAAKPETDALFERADFVVAAGSEATVAAGQRCGTPNVATSADGVVSVADGSVPAEAVATRVAVGATYDFGAHPAGDAAVVTVSPAVDQLCAALEDEGGYVLDAAERDRLRALLGRGKDETDPRGNSPGWLAAALDLPSAAREAAFLVAEPDGADDLLATLSGIPAVAVHGRSGFDAATALAAEIGSRHAAAVHTTQQRRARRAAERLAPGRLVVNQPGIAATGARSNGFKAAPVLGGGTAEGSQLCGGLTPDRLAQTTTVAATTVADEASHRDGAGDTLRGP; from the coding sequence ATGGACGGGGATCCGACGGGCGGGAGAGACGAATCGGGCGCGTCGACCGGGCTCGACGAGGCGGAATCGACCGGACCGGACGCGGAGCGGGCGGCCGAGTCCGCAGAGCCGACGCCGACGGACGAGACGGGCGCGGCCGACGACCGCGCGGACACCGACTCCGAGACGGAGGGCGCCGCCCGCGAACCGACGGACGGCCGGTCCGGGACGAGTGCTGCGGACCTGCCGAGCCGCGCGTCGCGGGCCGTCGCGAGCGCGCGGACGGCGGCGGACGAACTGGCGGCGTGGGCCCCGGAGGACGTCGACGGGCTCGTGCGGTCGGTCGGCGAGCGGCTGGCCGACAGGGAGACGGTCAGCCGCCTCGCGCGGTCGGCGGTCAACGAGACCGGGCGGGGGCACCCGGGAACGAAGGCCGAGAAGATCGCGACCGCGCTCGACGCCGCCCGGCGGACGGTGCGGGACGCCCCGACCGCCGGCGTGGTCGACCGCGACGGGGCGGCGGGCACGGTGACCGTCGCCGGGCCGACCGGCGTCGTCGGGGCGGCGGTCCCCGCGACGCACCCGGTCGTGATCCCCGCGGTCCTCTCGCTGTACGGGCTCGCCGCACGGAACGCGGTCGTGTTCGCGCCCTCGCCGTCGACCGTGGAGACGTGCGACGTCGTCGTCGAGACCGTCCGCCGCGCGCTCGCCGACGCGGGCGCGCCGACCGGCGCGGTGTCGATGCTGCCCGCGCCGGCGGCGAAGCCCGAGACCGACGCGCTGTTCGAGCGGGCCGACTTCGTCGTCGCGGCCGGCTCCGAGGCGACGGTCGCCGCGGGGCAGCGCTGCGGGACGCCCAACGTCGCCACCAGTGCCGACGGCGTCGTCTCCGTCGCGGACGGATCGGTCCCGGCCGAGGCCGTGGCGACGCGGGTCGCGGTTGGGGCGACCTACGACTTCGGCGCCCACCCCGCGGGCGACGCCGCGGTCGTCACGGTGTCGCCGGCGGTCGACCAGCTGTGCGCCGCGCTCGAAGACGAGGGGGGGTACGTCCTCGACGCGGCCGAGCGCGACCGACTCCGCGCGCTCCTCGGCAGGGGGAAAGACGAGACCGACCCCCGCGGGAACTCGCCGGGGTGGCTGGCGGCCGCGCTCGACCTCCCGAGCGCGGCCCGCGAGGCGGCGTTCCTCGTCGCCGAGCCCGACGGCGCGGACGACCTCCTCGCGACGCTGTCCGGGATCCCCGCGGTCGCGGTCCACGGGCGGAGCGGGTTCGACGCCGCGACCGCGCTCGCCGCCGAGATCGGGTCCCGGCACGCCGCGGCGGTCCACACCACCCAGCAGCGCCGCGCCCGGCGCGCCGCGGAGCGGCTCGCCCCTGGCCGCCTCGTCGTCAATCAACCGGGGATCGCGGCGACGGGCGCGCGCTCGAACGGGTTCAAGGCGGCGCCCGTCCTTGGCGGCGGAACCGCGGAGGGGAGCCAACTGTGCGGGGGACTCACGCCCGACCGCCTCGCGCAGACGACGACCGTCGCCGCGACGACCGTCGCTGACGAGGCGTCCCACCGGGACGGGGCCGGCGACACGCTCCGGGGGCCCTGA
- a CDS encoding HD domain-containing protein encodes MSDPADDAPDPTDGDEVPDPTAEDAPAARDEVDAGTDAGRHEYDPDAEHAFPDERLNEVLARVESDEEVVTYLEAQNVNPVARKGYNDHGSKHVEIVRDRALRLYDLLKSGGVEFNGARQQGLEEADEPVIVALAATLHDIGHVVHRHDHPYYSIPLAADLLDDLLPSFYDVADQVRVKAEVLHAILCHHTEEQPLTLEAGVVRIADGLDMERGRSRVPYEEGGRGINTVSSQAIERVSLREGDETPVQVVIRMNNAAGVYQVDSLLKAKIDGSLLEDRIRTVAINTHSDGNDGNGPIVDRIEL; translated from the coding sequence ATGAGCGACCCTGCCGACGACGCCCCCGACCCGACCGACGGCGACGAAGTCCCCGACCCGACCGCCGAGGACGCGCCGGCCGCGCGCGACGAGGTCGACGCCGGCACCGACGCCGGCCGCCACGAGTACGACCCGGACGCCGAGCACGCGTTCCCCGACGAGCGGCTCAACGAGGTCCTCGCGCGGGTCGAATCGGACGAGGAGGTCGTCACCTACCTGGAGGCGCAGAACGTCAACCCGGTCGCCCGGAAGGGGTACAACGACCACGGGTCCAAACACGTCGAGATCGTCCGCGACCGCGCGCTCCGGCTGTACGACCTGCTCAAGTCCGGCGGTGTCGAGTTCAACGGCGCCCGCCAGCAGGGGTTAGAGGAGGCCGACGAGCCGGTGATCGTCGCGCTGGCGGCGACGCTCCACGACATCGGCCACGTCGTCCACCGCCACGACCACCCGTACTACTCGATCCCGCTGGCCGCGGACCTGCTGGACGACCTGCTGCCCTCCTTCTACGACGTGGCCGATCAGGTGCGGGTGAAGGCCGAGGTGCTCCACGCGATCCTCTGTCACCACACCGAGGAACAGCCGCTCACGCTGGAGGCGGGTGTCGTCCGGATCGCCGACGGCCTCGACATGGAACGCGGGCGCTCGCGGGTCCCCTACGAGGAGGGCGGCCGCGGGATCAACACCGTCTCCTCGCAGGCGATAGAGCGCGTCTCGCTCCGCGAGGGCGACGAGACGCCCGTTCAGGTCGTGATCCGAATGAACAACGCCGCCGGCGTCTATCAGGTCGACTCGCTGTTGAAGGCGAAGATCGACGGATCGCTGCTCGAAGACCGGATCCGGACCGTCGCGATCAACACCCATAGCGACGGGAACGACGGGAACGGACCCATCGTCGACCGTATCGAGCTCTAA
- a CDS encoding haloacid dehalogenase type II: MAFDPDRVSTVTFDSYSTLVDVEAAEAALADRVPDPEPVSRLWRSRSLAYTFVANAVDAYQPFYEMNRDALTYALAAHGVDLSDAERDEILAVYHELEVFEDVRDAIGRLRDAGYDCYVLSNGDPEMLASMVEHADIADLIEDAISADEVETFKPAAELYRHGAARTGTPIDEVVHATAGWFDVLGASHAGMQAAWVDRKGTPWEPFDGDPDLTVETLHELADRLGA, encoded by the coding sequence ATGGCGTTCGATCCCGACCGCGTCTCGACGGTGACGTTCGACTCGTACAGCACGCTCGTGGACGTCGAGGCCGCCGAGGCGGCGCTCGCGGACCGGGTTCCGGACCCCGAGCCGGTGTCGCGACTGTGGCGGTCGCGGTCGCTGGCGTACACGTTCGTCGCGAACGCGGTCGACGCCTACCAGCCGTTCTACGAGATGAACCGCGACGCGCTGACGTACGCGCTGGCGGCGCACGGCGTCGACCTCTCGGACGCCGAGCGCGACGAGATCCTCGCGGTGTACCACGAGCTTGAGGTGTTCGAGGACGTGCGCGACGCGATCGGACGGCTCCGCGACGCCGGGTACGACTGCTACGTCCTCTCGAACGGCGACCCCGAGATGCTCGCGTCGATGGTCGAACACGCCGACATCGCGGACCTGATCGAGGACGCGATCAGCGCCGACGAGGTGGAGACGTTCAAGCCGGCCGCCGAGCTCTACCGCCACGGCGCGGCCCGGACCGGGACGCCCATCGACGAGGTGGTCCACGCCACCGCCGGCTGGTTCGACGTGCTGGGCGCGAGCCACGCCGGGATGCAGGCCGCGTGGGTCGACAGGAAGGGAACGCCGTGGGAGCCGTTCGACGGCGACCCGGACCTCACTGTCGAGACGCTCCACGAACTGGCGGACCGGCTCGGGGCGTGA
- the dapA gene encoding 4-hydroxy-tetrahydrodipicolinate synthase, with product MTDTTTTTPYATQDETDSETTDAPFEGVYPAMTTPFTDDGAVDHDQLAANARYLEHAGVDGVVPVGSTGESATMSHDEHVAVIETVRDALDDIPVIAGTGSNNTAEALSLSRRAADAGADGLLLISPYYNKPEPEGFLNHYQTIADEVDIPQIVYNVPSRTGQSIPVDVTVELAEHPNIRGYKAASGDLNLISEVIERTREESFAVLSGDDGLTLPVLSIGGTGTISVVANVEPERTCAMVGAALSGDYDRARTLHHELSPLVRELFAETNPIPVKEAMHLRGRGGPHVRSPLSRLSEDRRDALRELLATYDERAPGTIDPTAVDPAAEGAE from the coding sequence ATGACAGACACGACCACCACGACACCCTACGCGACGCAGGACGAGACGGATAGCGAAACGACGGACGCCCCCTTCGAGGGCGTCTACCCGGCGATGACCACGCCGTTCACCGACGACGGCGCAGTCGACCACGACCAGCTCGCCGCGAACGCCCGGTACCTCGAACACGCCGGGGTCGACGGGGTCGTCCCAGTCGGCTCCACCGGCGAGTCGGCGACGATGAGCCACGACGAGCACGTCGCCGTGATCGAGACGGTCCGGGACGCCCTCGACGACATCCCCGTCATCGCGGGCACCGGCTCGAACAACACCGCAGAGGCGCTGTCGCTGTCGCGGCGCGCGGCCGACGCCGGCGCCGACGGCCTGCTGCTCATCTCGCCGTACTACAACAAGCCGGAGCCGGAGGGGTTCCTGAACCACTACCAGACGATCGCCGACGAGGTCGACATCCCGCAGATCGTCTACAACGTGCCGAGCCGCACGGGGCAGTCGATCCCGGTCGACGTCACGGTCGAGCTCGCTGAACACCCGAACATTCGCGGGTACAAGGCGGCCTCCGGCGACCTGAACCTGATAAGCGAGGTGATCGAGCGCACCCGCGAGGAGTCGTTCGCGGTGCTGTCGGGCGACGACGGCCTCACGCTTCCCGTCCTCTCGATCGGCGGCACGGGGACAATCAGCGTGGTCGCCAACGTCGAGCCCGAGCGGACCTGCGCGATGGTCGGCGCCGCGCTCTCGGGCGACTACGACCGGGCGCGGACACTCCACCACGAGCTGTCGCCGCTCGTCCGCGAGCTGTTCGCCGAGACGAACCCCATCCCGGTGAAGGAGGCGATGCACCTCCGCGGGCGGGGCGGTCCCCACGTCCGCTCGCCGCTCTCGCGGCTCTCCGAGGACCGCCGCGACGCGCTCCGCGAGCTGCTGGCCACGTACGACGAGCGCGCGCCGGGGACGATCGACCCGACGGCCGTCGATCCCGCCGCGGAGGGGGCGGAATGA
- the dapB gene encoding 4-hydroxy-tetrahydrodipicolinate reductase, with amino-acid sequence MNGEQLSIAVTGAGGRMGREVIEAAADREGVAVAVAVNRTATDPVAGVPVDDAADLRDLLASEAPDVLIDFTGPESAVAYAEACADAGVPLVTGTTGFADAQIDDLRAASDAVPVLKASNFARGVAALRRAVREAAAALPGYDVELTETHHNAKRDAPSGTAKSILEDVEDVREDLDERVHGREGDAPRSPGEIGVHARRAGDVTGEHEVLLAGNRETLELTHRAGDRGVFAEGALDAAAWLADRDPGWYGFGDVLDAGGAE; translated from the coding sequence ATGAACGGAGAGCAGCTGTCAATCGCCGTCACCGGCGCGGGCGGCCGCATGGGCCGAGAGGTGATCGAGGCGGCCGCCGACCGCGAGGGCGTCGCCGTCGCGGTCGCGGTCAACCGCACCGCGACCGACCCCGTCGCTGGCGTCCCGGTCGACGACGCGGCCGACCTCCGCGACCTGCTCGCGAGCGAGGCGCCGGACGTCCTGATCGACTTCACCGGTCCCGAGTCGGCGGTCGCGTACGCCGAAGCCTGCGCCGACGCGGGCGTCCCGCTCGTCACCGGGACGACCGGGTTCGCGGACGCGCAGATCGACGACCTCCGGGCCGCGAGCGATGCCGTGCCCGTGCTCAAGGCGTCGAACTTCGCCCGGGGCGTGGCCGCGCTCCGCCGCGCGGTCCGCGAGGCCGCCGCGGCGCTCCCCGGCTACGACGTCGAACTGACCGAGACGCACCACAACGCCAAGCGCGACGCCCCCTCGGGCACCGCGAAGTCGATCCTCGAAGACGTGGAGGACGTCCGCGAGGACCTCGACGAGCGCGTCCACGGCCGCGAGGGCGACGCGCCGCGGAGCCCGGGCGAGATCGGCGTCCACGCCCGCCGCGCGGGCGACGTGACCGGCGAACACGAGGTTCTCTTGGCCGGGAACCGCGAGACGCTCGAGCTCACGCACCGTGCGGGCGACCGCGGGGTGTTCGCCGAGGGCGCGCTCGACGCCGCCGCGTGGCTCGCCGACCGCGACCCGGGCTGGTACGGGTTCGGCGACGTGCTGGACGCGGGCGGCGCCGAATGA